The genomic window GGCCGCGCAGGCCAGCATTGTGCGGAGGAAGTTCTTGCCCCAGGCATCGTAAAGCCAGGCCGTGCGCAGAATGAGGTGCCTGGGGGCCAGGGCTGCCTTCTGTTCACCAAGCAGCTTGGACTTTCCGTATTCCGACCGGGGACCCGTGGGGTCGTCCTCCCGGTACGGGCGGTCCCCCGTGCCATCGAAGACATAGTCGGTGCTGATCTGCACGAGAAGGGCGTTCACCTCACCGCACCCCCTGGCGAGCCAGCCGACGGCTTCGCCATTTACCAGTCGGGCCAGCCCAGGTTCCGTCTCGCACCGGTCCACCTGCGTGAAAGCGGCGCAATTGACGACGACATCGGGACGGAAGCCTCGCAGCGCCTTCAGAACGGAGGCCTCGGAACACAGATCCAGGCTGGATTCCTCGGGAAGGATGAGATCATGGCCCGACCAGGTCTTCTGGATGGCATACGCCAGTTGGCCCGCGGCCCCAGTCACCAGGATGTTCATCAGAGCTGCGCCCTTCGGGCCCGCTCATCCAGTACGAAGGGGCTGGCCGGGTCATCCTCGTGCCGGATCTCATCCACGGGCGCCTTCTTTCCGTCTCCCATGAACAGCCTGTCCGGACAGTTGATGACGAGGCCCGGTTCGTGGCTGATGCACCGGTAGCAGTGGACGACCCCTTTGGGGATGATCGCCGAACCTGGATTGTTGAGGCCCATAGCCACTTCCATCCGGTTGCCGAAGGTGGGAGATGAGGGCCGGTTGTCCCAAAGGGTGAGCTTGAAATCGCCAGGCCCGACCCAGCAGAACAGGTCCGCCTGGTCAACATGCTCATGGGGGCCGCGCAGCACACCCGGATGCGTGACGCTCACGTAGCACATCTC from Geothrix sp. 21YS21S-2 includes these protein-coding regions:
- the rfbD gene encoding dTDP-4-dehydrorhamnose reductase encodes the protein MNILVTGAAGQLAYAIQKTWSGHDLILPEESSLDLCSEASVLKALRGFRPDVVVNCAAFTQVDRCETEPGLARLVNGEAVGWLARGCGEVNALLVQISTDYVFDGTGDRPYREDDPTGPRSEYGKSKLLGEQKAALAPRHLILRTAWLYDAWGKNFLRTMLACAAQGRSLRVVDDQFGSPTSCRALARQMRVAVEEGWEGLVHATCTGKTSWHGFAAEIFRQSGLQVDLKPCGTRDYPLPAPRPAYSVLDGTRRGTLGTDLMPAWADALGEVIQFPEI
- a CDS encoding dTDP-4-dehydrorhamnose 3,5-epimerase family protein encodes the protein MTFTRGIIEGVVITPFRKFIDERGWLAEIFRHDELPAWFRPEMCYVSVTHPGVLRGPHEHVDQADLFCWVGPGDFKLTLWDNRPSSPTFGNRMEVAMGLNNPGSAIIPKGVVHCYRCISHEPGLVINCPDRLFMGDGKKAPVDEIRHEDDPASPFVLDERARRAQL